CGGCAGCGGGTCTTGAATGCGGAAGCCGGTGGTGTGGGTCAGCAGATCTCCCACAGTTACCGGAACCCCGAAGGGGTTGTCGAAGGCCATCGGACCGGTATAGACTTGAAAATCCGCTTTCAAATCTAGTTTGCCTTGCTCAACGAGCTGCATGGCGGCAGTCGCAGTGAAGGTTTTGGATACCGAGGCCAGACGGAAGACTGTTTTGTCAGGGTCTACCTTACTTTTGGCATCCTTATCCGCGAATCCGAAGCCTTCTTCGATAACCGTCTTGCCATCCTTCACCACCACAACAACCGCACCGGATAGCTGCGCTTTCACCGCATCCGAACTGAAGAATTGCTTGAGGAAGGCCGCAGCATTCTCTGTTGTCAGCGGCTTGGCCGCTGCGGTGGCAGCTGCCGGAGCGGTAGAAGCAGGGGGAACAGCGGCGGCCTGAACAGCCGGAGCCGTAAGTGTCAGAACCAGTGCAGCCGAAAGCACGGTCCTCGTCCAAAAGGCAGAGCGGCGTCGCAACAATGATAGTTTCATTCAATTCACTCCATTTCCATAGAATAACACGCACAGTGATAATACGTCTTATCCTGGAAATAGGTTCATTTAAATCGCAGCACCTCTTCCATCTTCTTCAGCTTTCTGTAGATTACCGACCGGTCAACGTTCAGGCGCTTGGCCGCCTCCGTCCCGTTCCCGGCACAATCCTGCAGCACTTTTTTGATATAATGGCCCTCCGCTACAGCAGTGAAATCCTTCAGACTTGCGAGCTGATGCTTATTCTTCTCAATGAAGTGGTCGAGGGAGAACCAGTCGCCAATCTGCTCCTCTTCCTGTATGCTCTGGCCCACATGCTCGGTCACCACCAGCCGCTCGATGTAATTCCTTAATTCTCTAACATTTCCATGCCAGGGCTGGTTCAGCATCTTATCGAATTCTTCGGCACTCAGCACATATTTCTTGCCGTACATCTCATTGAAGCTGGTGATGAAGCTGGAGATTAACCCTACCAGGTCCAGCTTCCGGTTACGCAGCGGCGGAATATGAATCGGAATCACATTAATCCGGTAATACAGATCTTCGCGGAACAGCCCCTTTTTGACCAGACTCCACAGATCCCGGTTGGTAGCTGCGATCACGCGGCAATGGACCGGAATATTCGTAATCCCGCCCACGCGTCTCACTTCATTATTTTCAAGCACCCGCAGTAATTTGGCCTGCATCTCCATCGGCAGATCGGCAATCTCATCGAGGAACAGCACGCCGCCATTCGCAATTTCGATCATACCCGCCTTGACCTCGGTCTGACCTTCAAGGACGCCCTTCTCATATCCGAACAATTCGTATTCGAATAGAGCCGGAGCAATCGCAGCACAGTTAATCGGAATGAACGGCCCCTTCCACTTCTCGCTCTTCAGATGGATATACTTGGCGATCACCTCTTTGCCTGTGCCGGATTCACCATAGATTAACACCTTGCTGTCATAGGAGGCGATCTGGTTGCAGACCTTGATAATCTGCTTCATCGCCAGACTCTCGGCCACGATGCCTTTCTTCTTCTCCGCCGCCATACCGCCTAACTGCTTATGGATCTGCTGGGCCACAGGCACATTCGCTTCATAATAGTTATGCTCCTGGCTGAATTCATTGGAGGTGGTAACTACCAGCTGTACCTCCCCGTCCTTATCCAGAATGGGAATCGCCGACGAGAACACATGGAAGCCTCTGGAGGTATTGACGGTATTGGTTACCTTTTGCTTCGTCGCAATAGCCTCCATCGTGATGGAATGACTGTAATAGCCCGCCTTCACCAGATCCTGGACGTTCGCCTTGAGCAGCTCCTCCAGATGGATGCCGATGGTTAGAGCGGTGAATTCATTGGAAATCAGGATATTCCCGTTCTGATCGGTAACAAATAACGTTGACGGATATTCTTCCACGAATTCGTCGAGCGCGGGTTTCCCTGTATTTTTGTTTTTTTTGGTCACATTCATCAGTCCTATACCATAATATGAACGCTTACATTCCGGCTAGACAAAAAGCCAAACAGCATCATTATTTAAATGATACCACTTGGCTAATGCAGATCAAACTTTAATTAAGCATGAACTACGGATTCAAAGGTTACTTTCCCCATCTTCTCCATCACTTCCTGCGCCTCAGCGAACATGGTGGTGATCATCTCTTCCACGGTGGTAATCTTGTTGACCATCCCGCAGATCTGTCCAGCCATGACGGATCCGGTATCGGTATCTCCTTCAAATACGGCTCTGCGCAGGGAGCCCAGGCTTAAGCTCTCCAGCTCTTCGCGCGAAGCCTTCTCATTCTCCATTCTGAGGAATTCGGCAATCATGCTGTTCTTAATGCTTCTTACCGGACCGCCAAGGCTGCGGCCAGTTACGGTTGTGCTGGTATCATCGGCGTTGATGACTGCCAGCTTGAAGTTCTCATGTGTCGGGCATTCCACGGTCGCGAGGAACCGGGTTCCAACCTGAACACCCTGGGCTCCGAGGGCAAAAGCAGCGGCAATCCCGCGTCCATCGGCAATCCCGCCGGCCCCGATTACCGGAATTGATACCGCGCTGGCGACTTGCGGCAGCAAGGCCATCGTCGTCGTTTCACCAACATGTCCGCCTGCTTCGGTTCCCTCGGCTACAATCGCATCCACACCGAGCGCTTCCATTTTCTTGGCGATTTTGACCGAAGGGACTACCGGAATCACGATAATACCATGTTCCTTCAGAATGGGCATATAGGGAGCAGGTGTGCCTGCGCCTGTCGTTACGATCTTCACGCCTTCTTCGATAATAACCTGGATCAGCTCAGGAATATTGTTCATCATCAGCATCAGGTTGACGGCAAACGGCTTGTCGGTGCTTGCTTTGGCCTTGCGGATCTCGTCACGGAGACGGTCAGCGGTGAAGCCGCCGGAGCCGATAATCCCCAGCCCGCCCGCATTGGAGACCGCGCCCACCAGTGGAGACACAGCAATCTGAGCCATACCGCCCTGGAAAATTGGATATTTAATTCCTAACAGTTGTGTAATCGACATTATAATTACCTCCATATATTAATTAATGTTGTTTTTAAGCTTATCCGGCGCTGCGGTAAAATTTGAACTTCCGGCCGCTGTTGTCAACAGATTTCTTTAATTTAATCCGCTTTTCGCGGTTGAAATCCGTTGACAAAGGCGGACGCTATCGCTCCTACAGTTTCAAATTTCCCCTCCGCTTCTTTTTGCTTTTCGTATAAATCTTAAATGCTTCTTATACAACTATTTTAAGCCGCCTTAGCCACTTCCGGCCCGGGCTTCTGCTTCTCCATAGCCTTGTAGACGAAGGTCAGGGCGAAGCCGACCAGGGAGATGACCAGCGCGATGTAAAAAGCATTCGTGAAGTTTCCGTCATTGGCTGCGGCTACACTGCCGGCAATTCTTGGTCCGAAGAACGCGGCTCCCGAGTAGCCGATGAAGGTGACACCGTAGTTCACGCCGTAATATTTCATGCCGAATTTCTCACCGACAATGGACGGGAAGATCCCCATCGTTCCGCCGAAGCATAAGCCGATCCCGGCAATGGCAATGGCAAACCCGGCTACAGAAGACGTTAGAGCAATCGTAAGCATCATAGCTGCAATAACCAGATAGATCATCAGCAGGCATTTCACGCGGCCGATTCTATCGGACACTGCACCCCAGAACACACGGCCCAGGCAATTGCTCAGTGAGTACAAGCTGACGTAGAGCGCAGCGGCGGCGGCAGTTAAGCCGAACATTTTTTGACCGATTACCGATGCATTCGCGGTTACCATCATACCAGACAGAGCGCCGATCAGGAACAGACAGGCAATCACATAGAATATCGGCTTCTTGATCATCTCATTCCATGGTACATTTACTCCCGCCTTGGCTGCTCCGGTTACCGGAGGGGTCCAGCCTTCAGGAGCATAACCGGCCGGGGCGGGTTTGACGAGCAGGCCAAGCCCCAGAATAATCACCAGGAAAACCACGCCGAGTGTAATTAAGGCAGACTGTACACCATTGCTGGTGATCAGCGCATTAGCGATAGGAGCGATAGCAATGGTGCCGCCGCCATATCCGGCTGTAACGATCCCCGCTGCCAGACCTCTTTTATCCGGAAAGAGCTTCACGCTGTTGCCGATGGTCGAGGAATACACGATTCCCTGGCCAATCCCGGTAATGACACCGTAGGTGATATACAGCATCCAAGGTGCAGTAGCCAGGCCCGAGAGAATGAAACCAATCCCGAACATCGCACCGCCGATGAAGACCGCCTTCTTGGCCCCCCCTTTATCCACCAGCTTACCGCCTAGAATCATCGGAATCGGGGAAATCGCTGCATTAATGGTAAAAGCAATCATAATATCCGGCATGCTCACGCTGAAAACCTTCGTTAATGGCAGTGCAAAAATACTGAAAGCATAAATGGCGCCTACACAGATATTAATGATCGTTGATGCAATCAAGATCCTCCAGCGGTTCAACTGTACGTTCATGGTATCATCCCTCTTTTAGTTGGTTTATAAGTTCAGCTTACGGTACTTACGGTACTTACGGTACTTACATTAACTACACTTCCTGCAGCACCCGGTTCTTATCGGCGATAATCGACTTCAGCATGCCCCAATTCTCCTGGAACATGGCCGCGTCCATCTCCTTCAAATTCGGTGAAATGACCGGCTCGAAGTCCATCTGATCCAGAATCTCTGTCTGCAGGTCGATGCCTGGCGCGATTTCGGTTAAGGTCATTTTACCGTTCAGCAGTTCAAAGACGGCGCGTTCCGTAACATACACAACCGGCTGCTGGACCTTGGCGGCATAAGATCCGCTGAAGGTGATCTGCTGTACCTTTTTGATGAATTTCTTGGCTTTGCCCTCTTGAATGATGTGCAGCTTGCCATTCTCTACCTTAATCTGCAGCCCGCCCGCTGTAAAAGTACCCGCGAACACCAGCTTTTTCGCCGCCTGAGAGATATTGATGAATCCGCCGCAGCCTGCTACCCGTGTGCCGAATTTGCTGACATTCACGTTCCCCGACTCATCCGTCTGGGCCAGGCCAAGGACCGACAGGTCAATGCCGCCGCCGTCATAGAAATCGAACTGGGCATCATGATCTACAATCGCCTCAGAGTTGTACGCATGACCGAAGTCCTTCAGCCCTGCGGGAACCCCGCCGATCGAGCCTGCCTCTGTGGTCAGAATCAGTTGGTCGTCCACACCCTCTTCAGCAGCAATGTTCGCTACATTCACCGGGATGCCGACGCCGAGATTCAGAATGGTATTCGGCTGAAGCTCTACGGCAGTGCGGCGGGAGATGATTTTGCGCTCATCCAGCGGCAGGATTTCAATCGAATCCACAGGCACTTTGACATGACCGGAGAAGGCCGGATTATACTGCGTATTCTCGGTCTGGTAATGATTCTCCGGGGTGGACACGACGAGGTAATCTACCAGAATGCCCGGAACCTTCACATCCTTGGGATTCAAGGTGCCGTTCTTGGCCACGGTCTCTACCTGGGCAATCACGATGCCGCCGGAGTTGCGGACCGCCTGGGCGATCGGCAGAACCTCCATGTGCAGGCCTTCTTTTTCCAGCGTCAGATTGCCGTTCTCGTCCGCTACGGTTCCACGGATCAGGGCGATCTGAATCGGGAAGGTCTTGTAGAACAGCCACTCTTCGCCTTCTAGTTCAATCACCTTCACGATGTCTTCCTTCGTAGACGGGGACATCTTGCCGCCCTCAACGCGGGGATCGACGAAGGTCTCCATGCCTACCTTAGTAATCACACCCGGACGCTTGGCCGCAATCTCGCGGTAGAGCTGGGTAATGACCCCTTGAGGCAGGTTATAGGCTTCGCATTTATCCTCTTCAATCAGCTTGGCCATTCCTGGGGAAGCGATGGCGATACCGCCAATCCAGCGTTTGATGAGGCCTTCATGTCCCAGGTGGCTCATGCCCTTATCGCGGCGGTTGCCGACTGCGCTGGCATGCATCACGGTCAGATTCTTCGGATGTCCAGTCTGCACGAAGCGCTCTTCAATGGCGATCCCCATCTCTTCTGCCCAGCAGGATAATCCGAATCCACTCGCTGCTACTGTGTCCCCGTCCTTGATAAGTTCTGCTGCTTTGGCTGCTGAAATTACTTTACTCATTTCATCTGCTCCTCTTTATGTGAATTATTTCACTACGTTTGTTAAAAAAAATATTCGCTGATCTGTGTGCCTCATTCTTGCTGATCTATGAGACTGAATTTCCTTGTGAAAGTTTTCTCAAGGTCATCGTAATACAGAAAAAAGGACCGGTCAATAGCTCCAAAACACCTTGAATTCAAGGCATTTTTCTGTTGTTTTTTTGCGACTGGCTTGTTTGAACTCAAAGCTTGGTCGTCGCTGCGGTGAACATTTGGACTTCCGGCCGCTGCCCAATTTAGATTTCCTGATTTGAACCGCTCCTAGCGGTAGAAATCTAAATACAAAGGCGGACGCTACCGCTCCTCCAGCTCCAAATTTCCCCTCCGCTTCTTTTTGCTTTTCGTTAATTTCTTTAGTGCTTCATCTGTATTCCGGCGGGACCCGCCAGTCGCAAAATAACCACACTATTTTCTCCAGCCAGGTTGGATGGGTATTAAATCAAGGGAGCCAGGGCATATCCTGTCCGGCGGATCAGACAAAGGGTTGGAGATGGGACTTCAAGGCATTGTAGCGCGGCTAAAAAAAATAAAATATTTTTCTTACAGGGGGTGAATTGCAGATTTGCAACAGCCTATCCGGGTAAAGACAGTTCAAAAAAGAGCCGAAGGGTTGTACACTATCGCTTGTATATGTTATATTTTGGACAATTTTAGCTGAAGAGGGGAAGCGCTATCATGGGGTATTCTGTGAAACAAACGATTGTCCGGGGAGAAACGTCGCTTGGGATTGAGTTCGGGTCTACGCGAATCAAGGCTGTGCTGATCGATCACCATTTTGAAACGATCGCCTCCGGCACCTATGAATGGGAGAATCAATTCAGTAATGGTTACTGGACTTACGATCTCAGTGAAGTGGTTCAAGGGCTGCAAGCCGCCTATCAGCAATTACAGCAAGCGGTTCAGCAGACCTATGGCGTCACACTGCAAACCGTCGGCTCCATAGGCTGCTCGGCCATGATGCAGGGGTATATTGCGCTGGATCAGGCGGGAGAGCTGCTCGTTCCCTTCCGTACCTGGCGCAATGCTACTACTGGCGCAGCCGCAGCGGAGCTAAGCAGCATATTCCAGTTCAAAATTCCCGAGCGCTGGAGTATCGCCCACTTGTATCAGGCTATTTTGAACGGTGAAGAGCATGTAGCCCGGATAGATTATCTTACGACGCTATCAGGTTACATTCACTTACTGCTGACGGGCCGCAGGGCTCTCGGGATCGGGGATGCCTCCGGGATGTTCCCCATCGATGAAGCCACGAAGCAATACAATGAAGATATGGTGAAGCAGTTCACCGGTCTAATTGCCGGCAGGGGCTACCCATGGAAGCTGCAAGATATCCTGCCTAAAGTGCATACGGCCGGTATGAATGCCGGAAATCTCAGCGAAGCAGGCGCCCGGCTGATCGACCCGTCAGGCCATTTGCAGGCCGGTATTCCGCTATGCCCGCCGGAGGGCGATGCCGGAACAGGCATGGTAGCGACGAATAGCGTGAGGAAACGTACCGGCAATATTTCTGTAGGGACATCGGTTTTTGCCATGTTTGTACTGGAGAAGAATTTAACAGCGGTCTACCCTGAGATTGATATCGTGACTACTCCGGAAGGCAGCCCGGTCGCTATGGTTCTTGCCAATAACTGTTCCAGCGATCTGAATGCCTGGGTCGGCTTGTTCCGTGAATTCTATGCAGCCATGGGGCTGACGCCCGACATGGATCAGTTATTCAGCGTCCTGCTGAACCAAGCACTGGAAGCGGATGCGGATGGCGGCGGCTTGCTGAGCTATGGCTACTATTCAGGCGAGAACATCACCGGACTTGCTGAGGGGCGTCCGCTGTTCGTCCGCTCTCCGCAGAGCCGCTTCACTCTGGCTAATTTCATGAGAGTTCATCTGTATAGCGCCTTTGCTGCGTTAAGACTCGGAATGGATATTTTGACCGGACAGGAACGGGTAACGTTTGACCATATTTCAGCGCACGGCGGATTGTTCCGCACCCCGCAGGTCGGACAGCGGATCTGTGCGGCTGCACTGAATGTTCCGGTCTCAGTCCTGTCTACGGCTGGTGAGGGCGGCGCATGGGGGATAGCGGTTCTGGCCTCTTATATGATGCATAAGGAGCCGGATGAGAGTCTGGCGGATTACCTGGCCTCTAAGGTGTTCTGTAATGTGGAAGGACAGGAGGTATCGCCTGACCCTACAGATGTGGACGGCTTTGCCTTATATATGGAGCGTTACACCAGGGGGCTGCCCATCGAGCAGGCGGCGGTAGATCATTTACTGGAGAACCGGAAGAGAGGAGATTTCGTATGAAAATAGATATGGGCAGGCTTACGGTATTGCTTACCTCCCTGCTGCTGGTATCCTCCGCCCCTTCGGCTTATGCTAAAGCGCCGGATGCCAAGGCAGGTAAGTGCAGAGCTACGGGCAATTACGTCTTGCAGTAGTATAAAAGGCAGCCATCCTCCCGTAGCGGGGGATGGCTGCCTTTGATTTATGCCAGGCTTGCGGCATAACTCGCCTGGGCCAGGCCCAGCATCATTTGCATTTGACTCTGCGGGATCTGCCCGGCGGACTGAGAGGTGCTTATTCCGCGAAAAAGCCACTTTTCACGCAAGCAACGGACTCCAGGGCTCTTATTGGTGGTAATTCCACCGATTAACATCACTTAGTGGACGAATAAGCGCATCTCAGTCCGATAGGCGGTGTAAAGTAGGCTTTTCCTCAAAATAAGGGCCCTACAGTCCGTTAGAAGCAGGCCGGAGGGTTCCGGGGGCCACCCGGGGTCAGAATCATTTCACGGAACGATTGTAACTCGCTCCATCCTCACCTCACAAATACACAAACGGCTCCTTCGCATCCACGAAGGTAACCGGAAGCCCGTCCACCAGCGGCGCCAGCCACTCGGCCATATACTTCATGCCCCATTCCTCAGAGCGCTCGTGGCCGATCACGATCATCGCTTTGTTCATGCCCAGCATGGCGGCATCATTCACGTAAGCGCATAAGGTCCACTCCGTTATATCGCCGCAGATCATCACATCCAGGTTCTTCTCCTGCATCAGCTCCATCGGCATTTGCTCTCTGCCCAGCCCGAGGCTGCCGCCTCCCACCAGAATGCCGATACGGGCACAGGCCGCTTGCGGGTTGCCGACAATCTGAATGACCTTCATGCCCAGCCGCTGCTTCAGGAAGCCGGCCAGCTCACCGACGGTGGTCTCCTCAATCTGATATCCCCAGGCATCCTTATCGTCCAGCTTCTTGTCCTCCCACTCCAGTTCCTTGAGCAGACCGTCATAGATCCGGTCGGTATCTGCCAGGTGCATATGGTCATGGAACCGCCAGATCGTGATTCCGTGTTCATCAATCAGCTTCTTCTTGGCCAGATATACCGGGTCCTGCTGCAGCCAGTCCAGCGAATCCATCCCGGTATAATAGGTTGGCTCATGGGTGATAATCAGGTTCGCTCCAAGCGCAATGGCTTCCTTGATCACATCCACAGTCGCCATGAACGTTGTGACAATTCCTGTGACCTCCATGTCTTCCTTGCCGCTGGCAAGCACATCACAGGTCTGTTCCAGCTTGCGTCCTCCGCAGCAATCGAGCAGAATCCGGTCAATAACCTCCTGCACATTCATCGCGCATTCTCCTTTTCATCTATTTATTGTCAGCCTGTCAGCCTTTGACAGCACCAATAATCACACCGCGGGTCAGGTATTTCTGCATGAACGGCAGGACGAACAGCACGGGCACAATGCCCAGAACCGCCATCGCCATCCGCACGGCCGTGCTTGGCAGCGATACGGACTCTGCCCCCAGTACGTTGCCGGCCTGGCCGGAATTGAGGAATTGGATGTTGCTCATCAGCTGCATCAGCAGATTCTGAATGCCGTATAATTGCGGCTTCGATACAAAATATAGCGCATTGATCCAGTCATTCCAATAGGCCAGGCCCATAAACATCCCGACGGTTGCCATGACCGGCATGGACAGCGGAAGCATGATGCGGAAGAAGGTCCGCAGCTCCGAGGCCCCGTCGATCTGGGCAGCTTCGATAATCTCCAGCGGCACATTATTCTTGAAATAGTTGCGGACCAGCAGGACGTTGAAGCCGTTCGCCAGCAGATTGGGCAGAATCAGCGCCCACAGCGTATTTTTGATATGGAAATATTGGGTCCACATGATATACGAAGGCACGATTCCCCCGCTGAACAGCATGGTGAAGAAGACGACGAACGCCAGCAGATTATGATATTTGAAATCGGACCGCGACATCGGATAAGCAAGCATACTTGTTATCAGCAGTCCAATGGCAGTTCCCAGGATCGTAACCAGGAAGGAGACGCCATAGGCTCTGATGAAGATGTACGCCGAGGACTTAATATACCGGTATGCGTCAAGACTTAGATGCTCCGGGAAAAAGCTGTACCCGTTGCGGATCAGAGTCGTCTCATTCGTGAACGAGGCAATGACAATCAGCAGGAAAGGTAAAAAAGCAAAAACTGTCAGCAGGAACATCACGACCGCAGAAAACACAGTAAACGTCCGTTCTCCTCTTGTTTGGATCATCTGTATTTCCTCCTAGAACAATGCGTTTTCTGGATTAACCTTCTTGACGATGGCATTAACCGTAAGCACCAGGGCAAAGCCGACCAGCGACTGATACAGACCGGCTGCCGCCGACATTCCAATATCATTGAGCTGCATCAAGGCGCGGTAGACATACGTATCAATCGTCTGAGTCGTGCTGTACAGCGCACCAGAGTTCATAGGCACCTGATAGAACAGGCCGAAGTCGGAGTTGAAAATCCGTCCCATGGACATCAGCACCAGCACGATGATCGTCGGCTTCAGCAGCGGCAAGGTAATCATGCGGATCTGCTTCAGCTTCCCGGCCCCGTCAATTTTGGCAGACTCGTAGATGCTCTTGTCGATGCCTGCAATAGAGGCGAAATAGATAATGGAACCGTAGCCTGCCGTCTTCCAGATCTGAATAAGCACCAGCAGATAAGGCCAATATTTCGCCTCCGAATACCAGTTAATCTCCGGAATCCCCAGCGGCCGCAGAATGGAATGATTCACGAATCCGCTATCGGCGTTCAGAAAGGCGAAGACGAGCAGCGAAAGCACGACCATCGAGATCAGATTCGGAAGAATCAGTCCGGTCATGAACAGCTTCGAGTAGAGCTTGTTCAGCAGCTCCGACATCAGAATGGCGATGATAATTGAAACTATGGTACCAAGCGCGATAAAGGCCAGATTGTACAAGAGCGTATTCCGGGTCATAATCCAGGCATCGCTGGTCTGGAACAGAAAGGTGAAGTTCTTGAAGCCGATCCAGTCACTGCCGAAGATGCCCTTCGCATAGTTAACATCCTTGAACGCGATGAACACCCCGAACATGGGAAAGTAGCTGTTGATGAGAAAGTACAGCAGGCCCGGACCCGCCAGAATCAATAAAGGAAGTGTTTTTTTGAGCGGTTTAGATTTAGGTTTGGCTGTCATGCCGGATTCACCTCCATTGCCGAAGGCAGAGCTTCCATAGCGGCTCTACCTTCAGCAGGCTTATTTAAGATTACTATTTTTGCGCGGCTAGCCATTGATCCAGTTGTTGCTGCTTGCTGTCTATAATGTCCTGCGCACCCGCATCCTTCAGCGCACTGTTGAACTTCGCAATAATGGTATCAGGGTCTACCGATCCGCTGACCAGTGCCGGCAGGAATTGACTCACTACGTTGGTCACCGCACTCATCTGCGTCTTCACCTGACCTTGGTCAAAGATAAATCCGAAGTATGGGGATCTGGCGGTATCCTTGTTCTCCTGGAGCTTCAGTTCCACATCCGACCAGTTGATTCCCTCCATCTGATACTGGAGTGACTCGGAGCCTACGATCCCGGAGCTGAGCATCGAGGTATAAGGAACCGTATTGGCGTCCATGCCCTCAGGGAATTTCACATGATGCTCATCCACCTTGAGATAATCCTCCCCTTCGATTCCGAAAAGAATGGTGTTAATCAGCTCTTTGTCGGTATACAGCAGGTTCAGGAACTTGACGGCAGCTTCCGTCTCCTTGGAAGTGCTGGAGACCATCCAGGTTACAGAGTTCACGGCACTGGTATCGAAGTAGAACGGGGCGATCCGCTTGGTCTCAATGTTTTTCCCGACTTGAGCACTCAGCTGCTTGCCAACCTCCATACCGCTGTACCCTCCCAGGAAAGAGAAGCCGCGCCCGGAGGAGACCATCTCCATCGCTGTAATCGTCGTGGTCGCGGTATCCTTCTGCAAGTAGCCCGCATTGAACCACTCCCGCATCATCTGAATCCCATTCTTGAACACATCGGATTCGTAGAAGTTCACGACCTTGCCGCTGTCCCCGATGACCACACCGACTCCGGTGGTATCGGTCAGGTAATCCACCTTGCTGGCACCCTTCATCCAGTTCACAAGTCCCGTATCTGTCGGATTCACATTAATCGGGCCAAACGGAACTACATCCGGTGACTTCTTCTTCACAGCTGCGAAGACCGCAGGCAGATCCTCCACCGATTGGATCGAGTCAGCCGACACTCCTGCGTCTGTCAGCATATCGGCGTTGAAGATAATATTGGTAGGCAGCGCCATGCCTTTATTCACAGGAATCCCGTAGATATGTCCATCCATCGTGGTGGTCTTGAGAATATCCGGACCGAAATCCTTGTCCAGAATGGCGGTTAGCTCCTTACCATGCTCGGGAAGCAGCTCTTCGAGCGGAGCCACCTGACTCTTGGACACATAGTTGGAGAACTGTCCGAGCGTGGTGAAGACGTCCATTTTCTCCCCGC
This genomic interval from Paenibacillus sp. FSL H8-0332 contains the following:
- a CDS encoding sigma 54-interacting transcriptional regulator, whose product is MTKKNKNTGKPALDEFVEEYPSTLFVTDQNGNILISNEFTALTIGIHLEELLKANVQDLVKAGYYSHSITMEAIATKQKVTNTVNTSRGFHVFSSAIPILDKDGEVQLVVTTSNEFSQEHNYYEANVPVAQQIHKQLGGMAAEKKKGIVAESLAMKQIIKVCNQIASYDSKVLIYGESGTGKEVIAKYIHLKSEKWKGPFIPINCAAIAPALFEYELFGYEKGVLEGQTEVKAGMIEIANGGVLFLDEIADLPMEMQAKLLRVLENNEVRRVGGITNIPVHCRVIAATNRDLWSLVKKGLFREDLYYRINVIPIHIPPLRNRKLDLVGLISSFITSFNEMYGKKYVLSAEEFDKMLNQPWHGNVRELRNYIERLVVTEHVGQSIQEEEQIGDWFSLDHFIEKNKHQLASLKDFTAVAEGHYIKKVLQDCAGNGTEAAKRLNVDRSVIYRKLKKMEEVLRFK
- a CDS encoding DUF561 domain-containing protein; this translates as MSITQLLGIKYPIFQGGMAQIAVSPLVGAVSNAGGLGIIGSGGFTADRLRDEIRKAKASTDKPFAVNLMLMMNNIPELIQVIIEEGVKIVTTGAGTPAPYMPILKEHGIIVIPVVPSVKIAKKMEALGVDAIVAEGTEAGGHVGETTTMALLPQVASAVSIPVIGAGGIADGRGIAAAFALGAQGVQVGTRFLATVECPTHENFKLAVINADDTSTTVTGRSLGGPVRSIKNSMIAEFLRMENEKASREELESLSLGSLRRAVFEGDTDTGSVMAGQICGMVNKITTVEEMITTMFAEAQEVMEKMGKVTFESVVHA
- a CDS encoding OFA family MFS transporter, which codes for MNVQLNRWRILIASTIINICVGAIYAFSIFALPLTKVFSVSMPDIMIAFTINAAISPIPMILGGKLVDKGGAKKAVFIGGAMFGIGFILSGLATAPWMLYITYGVITGIGQGIVYSSTIGNSVKLFPDKRGLAAGIVTAGYGGGTIAIAPIANALITSNGVQSALITLGVVFLVIILGLGLLVKPAPAGYAPEGWTPPVTGAAKAGVNVPWNEMIKKPIFYVIACLFLIGALSGMMVTANASVIGQKMFGLTAAAAALYVSLYSLSNCLGRVFWGAVSDRIGRVKCLLMIYLVIAAMMLTIALTSSVAGFAIAIAGIGLCFGGTMGIFPSIVGEKFGMKYYGVNYGVTFIGYSGAAFFGPRIAGSVAAANDGNFTNAFYIALVISLVGFALTFVYKAMEKQKPGPEVAKAA
- a CDS encoding acyl CoA:acetate/3-ketoacid CoA transferase — protein: MSKVISAAKAAELIKDGDTVAASGFGLSCWAEEMGIAIEERFVQTGHPKNLTVMHASAVGNRRDKGMSHLGHEGLIKRWIGGIAIASPGMAKLIEEDKCEAYNLPQGVITQLYREIAAKRPGVITKVGMETFVDPRVEGGKMSPSTKEDIVKVIELEGEEWLFYKTFPIQIALIRGTVADENGNLTLEKEGLHMEVLPIAQAVRNSGGIVIAQVETVAKNGTLNPKDVKVPGILVDYLVVSTPENHYQTENTQYNPAFSGHVKVPVDSIEILPLDERKIISRRTAVELQPNTILNLGVGIPVNVANIAAEEGVDDQLILTTEAGSIGGVPAGLKDFGHAYNSEAIVDHDAQFDFYDGGGIDLSVLGLAQTDESGNVNVSKFGTRVAGCGGFINISQAAKKLVFAGTFTAGGLQIKVENGKLHIIQEGKAKKFIKKVQQITFSGSYAAKVQQPVVYVTERAVFELLNGKMTLTEIAPGIDLQTEILDQMDFEPVISPNLKEMDAAMFQENWGMLKSIIADKNRVLQEV
- a CDS encoding FGGY-family carbohydrate kinase: MGYSVKQTIVRGETSLGIEFGSTRIKAVLIDHHFETIASGTYEWENQFSNGYWTYDLSEVVQGLQAAYQQLQQAVQQTYGVTLQTVGSIGCSAMMQGYIALDQAGELLVPFRTWRNATTGAAAAELSSIFQFKIPERWSIAHLYQAILNGEEHVARIDYLTTLSGYIHLLLTGRRALGIGDASGMFPIDEATKQYNEDMVKQFTGLIAGRGYPWKLQDILPKVHTAGMNAGNLSEAGARLIDPSGHLQAGIPLCPPEGDAGTGMVATNSVRKRTGNISVGTSVFAMFVLEKNLTAVYPEIDIVTTPEGSPVAMVLANNCSSDLNAWVGLFREFYAAMGLTPDMDQLFSVLLNQALEADADGGGLLSYGYYSGENITGLAEGRPLFVRSPQSRFTLANFMRVHLYSAFAALRLGMDILTGQERVTFDHISAHGGLFRTPQVGQRICAAALNVPVSVLSTAGEGGAWGIAVLASYMMHKEPDESLADYLASKVFCNVEGQEVSPDPTDVDGFALYMERYTRGLPIEQAAVDHLLENRKRGDFV
- a CDS encoding Nif3-like dinuclear metal center hexameric protein, which encodes MNVQEVIDRILLDCCGGRKLEQTCDVLASGKEDMEVTGIVTTFMATVDVIKEAIALGANLIITHEPTYYTGMDSLDWLQQDPVYLAKKKLIDEHGITIWRFHDHMHLADTDRIYDGLLKELEWEDKKLDDKDAWGYQIEETTVGELAGFLKQRLGMKVIQIVGNPQAACARIGILVGGGSLGLGREQMPMELMQEKNLDVMICGDITEWTLCAYVNDAAMLGMNKAMIVIGHERSEEWGMKYMAEWLAPLVDGLPVTFVDAKEPFVYL